The proteins below come from a single candidate division TA06 bacterium genomic window:
- the aspS gene encoding aspartate--tRNA ligase has product MKLETLGAWQRSHTCGELRSSNNNQEVTLCGWVHRSRNHGGLIFINLRDRYGITQIVFDPAQSAELTASASELKSEFVVAVKGTVRARPQGQANSEMPTGEVEVLAAEVKLLNSSAVPPFVIEDHTTASEELRLKHRYLDLRRPTLAKNIILRHKFVLAVRNYLSAQGFLEIETPLLTRSTPEGARDYLVPCRVHPGKFYALPQSPQLYKQILMVSGFDKYFQIARCLRDEDLRADRQPEFSQIDIEMACATEEGIYALIEGMIKETFSQAAGVEIVTPFPRLAYAESMRRFGSDKPDMRFGMELCDVAQVAMKSDFSVFKQAIENKGQVKGICVPGGGKWSRKDIDGLTEFVKIYGAKGLAWAKVPSTPLGNQPPALLEGPIAKFFAGDLGKELMQTLSAKEGDIMLFVADKPSVVAAALGALRVECAKRMDMIPKNKFAFAWVNDFPMFHYNQETKGWEPEHHIFTMPKEEHLQYLESDPGRVLGQLYDLVANGYEMASGSIRIHRRDIQERVMKVIGISNEEAMKRFGFLLESFDYGAPPHGGVAPGLDRWIMLLCGTDNIRDVIAFPKTTSGSGLMEGSPSEVDEKQLKDLKIKLTD; this is encoded by the coding sequence ATGAAACTAGAAACCTTAGGCGCCTGGCAGCGCAGCCACACCTGCGGGGAACTACGTTCCTCCAATAACAACCAAGAGGTCACTCTTTGCGGATGGGTGCACCGCAGCCGCAACCACGGCGGGCTGATATTCATCAACCTGCGGGACCGCTACGGCATCACCCAGATAGTCTTCGACCCGGCCCAGAGCGCAGAACTGACAGCGTCCGCCAGTGAACTAAAATCAGAATTCGTGGTAGCGGTCAAAGGCACGGTGCGGGCCCGGCCCCAGGGCCAGGCCAATTCAGAGATGCCGACCGGGGAGGTCGAGGTACTTGCGGCAGAGGTTAAACTGCTCAACTCCTCTGCCGTGCCGCCATTCGTCATTGAAGACCACACCACGGCCTCCGAGGAACTGCGGCTTAAGCACCGCTACCTGGACCTGCGGCGCCCCACCCTGGCTAAAAACATCATCCTGCGGCACAAATTCGTGCTGGCGGTCCGCAATTACCTCAGCGCCCAGGGCTTTCTGGAGATAGAGACGCCGCTTTTGACCCGCAGCACGCCCGAAGGCGCCCGGGATTATCTTGTCCCCTGCCGGGTGCATCCCGGCAAATTCTACGCCCTGCCCCAGTCGCCCCAGCTTTACAAGCAGATCCTGATGGTGTCGGGCTTCGACAAGTATTTCCAGATCGCCCGTTGTCTGCGCGACGAGGACCTGCGGGCCGACCGCCAGCCGGAGTTCTCCCAGATAGACATAGAGATGGCCTGCGCCACCGAGGAAGGGATATACGCCCTGATCGAAGGCATGATCAAAGAGACCTTCAGCCAAGCGGCCGGGGTTGAAATTGTCACCCCGTTTCCCCGGCTGGCCTATGCCGAGTCCATGCGGCGCTTCGGATCCGACAAGCCCGATATGCGCTTCGGCATGGAGCTGTGCGATGTTGCCCAAGTTGCCATGAAATCTGATTTCTCGGTATTCAAGCAGGCCATCGAGAACAAGGGCCAGGTGAAGGGGATTTGCGTGCCGGGCGGGGGCAAGTGGTCCCGCAAGGACATCGACGGCCTGACCGAATTTGTGAAGATATACGGCGCCAAGGGTCTGGCCTGGGCCAAAGTTCCCTCGACACCGCTCGGGAACCAACCTCCGGCTTTGCTTGAAGGGCCTATCGCAAAATTCTTCGCCGGTGACCTGGGCAAGGAACTTATGCAGACCCTGTCCGCCAAGGAAGGGGACATCATGCTGTTTGTGGCCGACAAGCCATCAGTAGTCGCGGCCGCCCTGGGGGCGTTGAGGGTCGAGTGCGCCAAGCGGATGGACATGATCCCCAAAAATAAATTTGCCTTCGCCTGGGTCAACGATTTCCCGATGTTCCATTACAATCAGGAAACCAAGGGCTGGGAGCCGGAACACCACATATTCACCATGCCCAAGGAAGAACACCTGCAATACCTGGAATCTGACCCGGGCCGGGTGCTGGGCCAGTTGTACGACCTGGTGGCCAACGGCTACGAGATGGCGTCCGGTTCCATCCGCATCCACCGCCGCGACATCCAGGAGCGGGTGATGAAGGTGATTGGGATCTCCAATGAAGAAGCCATGAAGCGGTTCGGCTTTTTGCTGGAATCGTTCGATTACGGGGCGCCGCCCCACGGCGGGGTGGCCCCGGGCCTGGACCGCTGGATCATGC
- a CDS encoding carboxypeptidase-like regulatory domain-containing protein, which translates to MKHSVLYIIAALMVFGTLTFAGTTGTITGKVIDGATNQPLIGMQISLGGHKEGITNTDFNGCYTFNNVPFGHYYIILRIPFGEGEFENITLDTTIVEKNIVLGDVPVENIEITSDKLKDTYVTPHFYATISFDKNVLYCGSFQVAWNKLQNDVFKEPLLLLGNPLDAQQLNKMELTENDLDSNSYVSIAGILNNLLLNQVNSELKRKFGYNAPFVSEAQDKDSRTILAYSFLYKNLNSQINLKKVYCR; encoded by the coding sequence ATGAAACATAGTGTTTTATACATTATAGCAGCTCTAATGGTTTTTGGTACTTTAACCTTTGCCGGGACAACCGGGACAATAACTGGCAAGGTTATAGATGGTGCTACAAATCAACCATTAATTGGTATGCAAATCAGTCTTGGTGGGCATAAAGAAGGTATCACCAATACCGATTTTAATGGGTGTTACACTTTCAACAATGTGCCTTTTGGGCATTATTATATTATACTCAGGATTCCTTTTGGGGAAGGAGAATTCGAAAACATTACTTTGGATACAACTATTGTTGAAAAAAATATTGTGCTGGGTGATGTGCCTGTTGAAAATATTGAAATAACTTCGGACAAACTTAAAGATACATACGTAACACCACATTTTTACGCTACGATATCCTTTGATAAAAATGTATTGTATTGTGGATCTTTCCAAGTTGCTTGGAATAAATTGCAAAATGATGTTTTTAAAGAACCATTGTTGCTTTTGGGCAATCCTTTGGATGCGCAGCAACTGAATAAAATGGAGCTAACAGAAAATGATTTAGACAGCAACAGCTATGTGTCGATTGCAGGTATTCTCAACAATCTGTTGCTAAATCAAGTAAATAGCGAGTTAAAACGCAAATTTGGATATAATGCCCCTTTTGTTTCGGAAGCACAGGATAAAGATTCGCGTACAATTTTAGCGTATTCATTTCTCTATAAAAATTTAAATTCACAAATAAATTTAAAAAAAGTATATTGCCGCTAG
- a CDS encoding carboxymuconolactone decarboxylase family protein, which yields MSDKIKEFNAYRTKMNDRILASENTGIKRFFNLDTAAYQNGALSGKTKEMLGLCASVVLRCNDCISYHVIQCKKLGVSQAEFDEIMNISLVVGGSITIPHLRKAYEMWDEGE from the coding sequence ATGTCTGACAAAATAAAAGAATTCAACGCCTACCGCACCAAAATGAACGATCGGATACTGGCGTCGGAGAACACGGGAATCAAGCGGTTCTTCAACCTGGACACCGCCGCCTACCAGAACGGGGCGCTGTCGGGAAAGACCAAGGAAATGCTGGGGCTGTGCGCCTCGGTGGTGCTGCGCTGCAACGACTGCATCAGCTACCACGTCATCCAGTGCAAGAAGCTGGGGGTAAGCCAGGCGGAGTTCGACGAGATCATGAACATTTCGCTGGTGGTGGGAGGGTCCATCACCATACCGCATTTGCGCAAGGCGTATGAGATGTGGGACGAAGGGGAGTAA
- a CDS encoding endonuclease domain-containing protein → MSLNIKSKLVLVAKARCRELRKNQTKAEVIFWNKVRNRQFLGLKFYRQYPLFFDLLGKETFYIADFYCHEKRLVVELDGGIHDKQRRQDKLRDDVIDCLGIKVLRISNNDIFNNMDKVLKQVTAVLT, encoded by the coding sequence ATGAGCCTTAATATAAAATCCAAACTAGTTCTTGTGGCTAAAGCCCGATGCCGGGAGTTGCGTAAAAACCAGACAAAGGCCGAAGTCATATTTTGGAATAAAGTTAGGAACAGGCAGTTCCTAGGACTTAAATTCTATCGCCAATATCCGTTATTTTTTGATTTGCTGGGCAAAGAGACATTCTACATTGCCGATTTTTATTGCCATGAGAAAAGGTTGGTTGTTGAATTAGATGGTGGTATTCATGATAAACAGAGAAGGCAAGATAAATTGCGGGATGATGTGATAGATTGCCTTGGGATAAAAGTATTAAGAATCTCCAACAATGATATATTTAATAATATGGATAAAGTTTTAAAGCAGGTCACTGCGGTATTAACTTAA
- a CDS encoding histidine--tRNA ligase, with amino-acid sequence MKFQASKGTYDVMPDQVHLWQHIESVIREQARIYGFKEIRTPVFEDTALFVKGTGDTTDIVQKEMYTFTDKGQRSITLRPEGTPPVLRALIEHNTLKEQPYVKVFYLAPMFRYERPQAGRMRQHTQFGAEVLGSHSPLADVEAISLLFFTLQKLGLGGLSLRLNSLGCAQCRPPYRQRLMEHFKPMLPELCDNCKDRYDRNPLRILDCKIDQSKFKDVPEMKDFLCGDCQTHFQAVQGRLKDIEIPFILDKNLVRGLDYYTRTAFEVVSQHLGAQDALGGGGRYDGLMEDLGGSPAPGVGFGSGLERYVLALKNQGVNLPPEKRPDVYIATLGDEAVKKGSLLCSQLRQKGLVCEQELLGRSLKAQMREAGRLNARYVALIGEDEIKKGVVMLKDMDKHQQAEVAFDELVINVPKYCQCE; translated from the coding sequence ATGAAATTTCAAGCCAGCAAGGGCACATATGACGTGATGCCGGACCAGGTCCATCTCTGGCAGCACATAGAATCGGTGATCCGGGAGCAGGCTCGGATCTACGGCTTCAAAGAGATCCGCACCCCGGTCTTTGAGGATACCGCGCTGTTCGTCAAGGGCACCGGGGACACCACCGACATCGTCCAGAAGGAGATGTACACCTTCACCGACAAGGGGCAGCGTTCCATCACCCTGCGGCCCGAGGGGACGCCGCCGGTCTTAAGGGCCCTGATCGAGCACAACACGCTCAAGGAACAGCCGTACGTCAAGGTCTTCTACCTGGCCCCCATGTTCCGCTACGAGCGGCCCCAGGCCGGCCGGATGCGCCAGCACACCCAGTTCGGGGCCGAGGTGCTGGGCAGCCACAGCCCCCTGGCCGATGTGGAGGCGATCTCGCTGCTGTTCTTCACCCTGCAGAAGCTGGGACTGGGAGGCTTAAGCCTGAGGCTGAACAGCCTGGGCTGCGCCCAGTGCCGGCCGCCTTACCGCCAAAGGCTGATGGAACATTTCAAACCCATGCTGCCGGAACTCTGCGACAACTGCAAAGACCGCTATGACCGAAACCCATTGAGGATACTGGACTGCAAGATAGACCAGTCAAAGTTCAAGGATGTTCCGGAGATGAAGGACTTTTTGTGCGGCGACTGCCAGACGCATTTTCAGGCAGTGCAAGGCAGATTAAAAGACATTGAGATCCCGTTCATCCTGGACAAGAACCTGGTTCGCGGACTGGACTACTATACCCGTACGGCTTTCGAAGTTGTTTCACAGCACCTGGGGGCCCAGGATGCCCTGGGCGGGGGCGGTCGCTATGACGGTCTGATGGAGGATCTGGGCGGAAGCCCCGCTCCGGGGGTGGGCTTTGGCTCAGGTCTGGAGCGATATGTCCTGGCTCTCAAGAACCAGGGGGTTAACCTACCGCCGGAGAAGCGGCCGGATGTTTACATCGCCACTTTGGGCGATGAGGCGGTGAAGAAGGGCAGTTTGCTTTGCTCCCAGCTGCGGCAAAAGGGTCTGGTCTGCGAGCAGGAGCTGCTGGGCCGCAGTTTAAAGGCCCAGATGCGCGAGGCCGGGCGGCTCAACGCCCGCTATGTGGCCCTGATAGGCGAGGACGAGATCAAAAAGGGTGTGGTGATGCTCAAGGATATGGACAAGCACCAGCAGGCCGAAGTAGCCTTTGATGAACTGGTGATCAATGTGCCGAAGTACTGCCAGTGCGAGTAG
- the vanZ gene encoding VanZ family protein produces MRKKLLIWGPVAAWLVLMITATSIPNLRTPPEYPNADLIYHIIVYLVLAVLAARAFAMMGYRHKGLWAVLLVMGLSLAAIDEYHEVMVPGRTASFLDFSMNVLGFTAGTGISKLRFKNKDKDK; encoded by the coding sequence ATGCGGAAGAAACTATTGATCTGGGGCCCGGTGGCCGCCTGGCTGGTTTTGATGATCACGGCCACCTCCATTCCCAATTTACGGACCCCGCCCGAATACCCAAATGCCGATCTGATATACCACATCATAGTTTACCTGGTGCTGGCGGTGCTTGCGGCCCGGGCTTTTGCAATGATGGGATACAGGCATAAGGGATTATGGGCGGTGCTGCTGGTGATGGGGCTGAGCCTGGCCGCCATTGATGAATACCACGAAGTTATGGTCCCGGGACGGACCGCATCGTTTTTGGATTTTTCCATGAACGTGTTAGGTTTTACAGCGGGCACCGGCATCTCCAAACTGCGGTTTAAGAACAAGGATAAAGACAAATGA
- a CDS encoding PTS sugar transporter subunit IIA, translating into MKINEILELNCIKVPLIGTTKEEIISELVALMAGAGLIENQPDLLRSAMEREGLMSTGIGKGVAIPHGRTRELKKMTGAFGISRQPVDFGSLDDQPVQIFFFVATPQNFIADHVKALALVSRLLNRDQVREQLVKAASAEEVLKIFSQVE; encoded by the coding sequence ATGAAGATCAACGAAATACTGGAGCTGAACTGCATCAAGGTTCCGCTTATCGGGACCACCAAGGAGGAGATCATCTCGGAACTGGTGGCCTTGATGGCCGGGGCCGGTCTGATAGAGAACCAGCCGGACCTGCTCCGTTCGGCCATGGAGCGGGAGGGCCTGATGTCCACCGGGATCGGCAAGGGCGTGGCCATTCCCCATGGCCGCACCAGGGAGCTCAAGAAAATGACCGGTGCCTTCGGCATCAGCCGCCAGCCGGTGGACTTTGGCTCGCTGGACGATCAGCCGGTGCAGATCTTCTTTTTCGTGGCCACCCCCCAGAACTTCATCGCCGACCACGTCAAGGCCCTGGCTTTGGTCTCCCGGCTGCTGAACCGGGATCAGGTCAGGGAACAGCTGGTGAAGGCGGCCAGCGCCGAAGAAGTGCTTAAAATATTCAGTCAGGTGGAATAA
- the hypE gene encoding hydrogenase expression/formation protein HypE, with protein MGVSDKILLAHGSGGRLSHELIEKVFKTRFSNALLNQGDDSVEFRIQNSESRMAFTTDSYVVKPLFFPGGDIGRLAVCGTVNDLAMKGAKPLYLSAGFIIEEGFPLETLEKVADSMAAAAKEAGVSIVTGDTKVVDKGACDGLFINTSGVGVIPEGVNVSGSLAAPGDVVIISGTIGDHGAAVINARNNFGLSGNLLSDAAPLNGLAGAMLKAGMVHVLRDPTRGGLATTLNEIALQSKAIINIEEEKIPVKPEVKGACEMLGLDPLYVANEGKLIAIVPREDSEKILSAMHQDPLGKDAVIIGKIEAGKPQVLLTTFLGSRRPLMMLEGEALPRIC; from the coding sequence TTGGGCGTATCAGATAAAATATTGCTGGCTCACGGCTCCGGCGGACGCTTGTCACACGAATTGATTGAAAAGGTATTCAAGACCCGTTTTTCAAACGCTCTGCTCAACCAGGGGGACGACTCCGTAGAATTCAGAATTCAGAATTCAGAATCCAGAATGGCATTCACCACGGATAGCTATGTGGTCAAACCCCTGTTCTTTCCCGGCGGGGACATTGGGCGGCTGGCGGTCTGCGGAACGGTCAACGATCTGGCCATGAAAGGCGCCAAGCCGCTGTATCTCTCGGCCGGTTTCATCATCGAAGAAGGTTTTCCTCTCGAGACGTTGGAAAAGGTGGCGGATTCCATGGCGGCGGCCGCCAAAGAGGCAGGGGTCTCAATTGTCACCGGGGATACCAAAGTGGTGGACAAGGGGGCCTGCGACGGGCTGTTCATCAACACTTCAGGAGTGGGGGTGATCCCGGAAGGGGTCAATGTTTCCGGCTCCCTGGCAGCGCCGGGGGATGTAGTGATAATCAGCGGTACCATCGGCGATCACGGGGCGGCGGTGATCAACGCCCGGAACAATTTCGGCCTGAGCGGGAACCTGCTCAGCGATGCGGCCCCGCTCAACGGACTGGCCGGAGCAATGCTGAAGGCGGGGATGGTCCACGTTCTGCGCGACCCCACCCGGGGCGGGCTGGCCACCACCCTCAACGAGATCGCTCTGCAGTCAAAGGCCATCATCAACATCGAGGAAGAAAAGATACCGGTCAAGCCGGAGGTCAAAGGCGCCTGCGAGATGCTGGGCCTGGACCCGCTGTATGTGGCCAACGAGGGCAAACTGATAGCCATCGTCCCCCGGGAAGATTCGGAAAAGATATTGAGTGCCATGCATCAGGACCCGCTGGGAAAAGATGCGGTCATCATCGGAAAAATTGAAGCCGGCAAACCGCAGGTGCTGCTGACCACCTTCCTGGGAAGCAGGCGGCCGCTGATGATGCTGGAGGGCGAGGCCCTGCCGCGGATCTGTTAA
- the hypD gene encoding hydrogenase formation protein HypD: protein MINLDKFRDPVVAAKLVKRIEGLCDGPYAFMEVCGTHTMAISQFGIRGLIPGSIKLLSGPGCPVCVTSLYDIDRMIAIAGLKDVIFTTFGDMIRVPGSHSSLREARSQGADVRILYSPLDALQIAAENPQKQVVFAGVGFETTSPTIIATVLEAKEKGIGNFSVYPAFKTVPNALKAILESGKTKIDGFLCPGHVSAIIGSRPYQFIPAEYHIPCVIAGFEPLDILESIVMLLEQLRSHKKDGLAFSVQTEYRRGVPDAGNPNALAMLDKVTEPCTAEWRAIGSIPETGLCFRNEYVSFDAAKRFEIKVEPAKEPVGCICGQVMMGLHQPDECPMFGKNCTPESPVGPCMVSSEGACAAWYKYGTGN, encoded by the coding sequence ATGATCAATCTTGATAAATTTCGTGACCCGGTGGTGGCCGCAAAACTGGTCAAAAGGATAGAGGGCCTGTGCGACGGCCCTTATGCCTTCATGGAAGTATGCGGGACGCATACCATGGCCATATCCCAGTTCGGCATCAGGGGGCTGATCCCCGGGTCGATAAAACTTTTATCCGGGCCGGGCTGTCCGGTCTGCGTCACTTCGCTTTACGACATCGACCGGATGATAGCCATCGCCGGGCTGAAGGACGTGATATTCACCACCTTTGGCGACATGATTCGTGTCCCCGGTTCGCACAGCAGTCTGCGGGAGGCCAGATCCCAGGGGGCTGATGTCAGGATCCTGTACTCCCCGCTGGATGCCCTGCAGATAGCAGCCGAGAACCCGCAAAAACAGGTGGTCTTTGCCGGGGTGGGTTTCGAGACCACCTCGCCCACCATCATCGCCACGGTGCTGGAGGCCAAAGAGAAGGGCATCGGCAATTTTTCTGTCTATCCGGCTTTCAAGACCGTGCCGAATGCATTGAAGGCCATACTGGAATCAGGTAAAACGAAGATCGACGGGTTCCTCTGCCCGGGGCATGTTTCGGCCATAATCGGCAGCCGGCCGTATCAATTCATCCCGGCCGAATACCATATCCCCTGCGTCATTGCCGGATTCGAGCCGCTGGACATACTGGAGTCAATAGTAATGCTGCTGGAACAGCTCCGAAGCCATAAAAAGGACGGGCTGGCTTTTAGCGTGCAGACCGAGTACCGGCGGGGAGTGCCGGATGCCGGGAACCCGAATGCCTTGGCCATGCTGGATAAGGTGACCGAGCCCTGCACCGCCGAATGGCGGGCCATCGGCAGCATACCGGAGACGGGGCTTTGCTTCCGGAACGAATACGTTTCATTCGACGCTGCGAAACGATTTGAGATCAAGGTTGAACCTGCGAAAGAACCGGTGGGGTGCATCTGCGGCCAGGTGATGATGGGGCTGCACCAGCCGGATGAATGTCCGATGTTCGGGAAGAATTGCACGCCGGAAAGCCCGGTGGGGCCGTGCATGGTGTCTTCCGAAGGGGCCTGCGCAGCGTGGTACAAGTACGGGACGGGGAACTAA
- a CDS encoding HypC/HybG/HupF family hydrogenase formation chaperone, whose protein sequence is MCLAIPAKIETIEGNKAEVDIRGLKRSIGLHMMPDARVGEFVLIHAGFAIQRIDPKEAEETYRLLEETGITIT, encoded by the coding sequence ATGTGTTTAGCCATACCAGCGAAAATAGAGACCATCGAAGGGAACAAGGCCGAGGTGGACATCCGGGGACTTAAGCGCAGCATCGGCCTGCATATGATGCCCGACGCCAGGGTGGGCGAGTTCGTGCTGATCCACGCCGGTTTTGCCATCCAGAGGATAGACCCAAAAGAGGCCGAGGAAACATACCGTTTGCTGGAAGAGACCGGCATCACCATAACCTGA